The Cellulomonas sp. P24 genome contains a region encoding:
- a CDS encoding histidinol-phosphate transaminase, whose product MTLPLRPELAGLEPYGAPQLDVPVLLNVNENPYPPSDAVVARIAADVAEAAHGLNRYPDRDFLGLRRDLAAYLGRESGVVLAPDQIWAANGSNEIMLHLLQAFGGPGRTALSFAPTYSMYPEYARDTSTAWVAGRRADDFSLDTTVAVESIVRHQPSVILLASPNNPTGTALPLADVEAVLAAADAVAGGCVVVVDEAYGEFRRAGTPSALELLAEHPNLAVSRTMSKAFGLAGARVGYLAAAPALIDALRVVRLPYHLSGVTQAVARAALSFADELMAQVGSLRDDRDACVAWLRERGFTVADSDANFVLFGLFDDRHAIWQGLLERGVLIREVGPEGWLRVSIGTPAEMASFRDALVEVAGL is encoded by the coding sequence GTGACCCTTCCCCTTCGCCCCGAGCTCGCGGGACTCGAACCGTACGGTGCCCCGCAGCTCGACGTCCCGGTCCTGCTCAACGTCAACGAGAACCCGTACCCGCCGTCCGACGCCGTGGTGGCCCGGATCGCCGCGGACGTCGCCGAGGCGGCGCACGGGCTGAACCGGTACCCGGACCGCGACTTCCTCGGGCTCCGGCGGGATCTCGCGGCGTACCTCGGGCGTGAGTCCGGGGTCGTGCTCGCTCCGGACCAGATCTGGGCCGCGAACGGCTCGAACGAGATCATGCTCCACCTCCTGCAGGCGTTCGGCGGACCCGGGCGCACCGCGCTGTCCTTCGCCCCGACGTACTCGATGTACCCCGAGTACGCGCGCGACACGTCGACCGCGTGGGTGGCCGGGCGGCGCGCCGACGACTTCAGCCTCGACACCACGGTCGCGGTGGAGTCGATCGTCCGGCACCAGCCGAGCGTGATCCTCCTGGCGAGCCCGAACAACCCGACCGGCACCGCACTCCCGCTCGCGGACGTGGAGGCGGTCCTGGCCGCCGCCGACGCGGTGGCGGGTGGGTGCGTGGTCGTCGTCGACGAGGCCTACGGGGAGTTCCGGCGCGCGGGCACGCCGTCGGCGCTCGAGCTGCTCGCCGAGCACCCGAACCTCGCGGTCAGCCGCACGATGTCCAAGGCGTTCGGGCTCGCGGGCGCGCGCGTCGGGTACCTCGCGGCGGCCCCCGCGCTGATCGACGCGCTCCGGGTGGTGCGCCTGCCGTACCACCTCTCCGGGGTCACCCAGGCCGTCGCCCGCGCGGCACTGTCGTTCGCCGACGAGCTGATGGCCCAGGTCGGCTCGCTCCGCGACGACCGGGACGCCTGCGTCGCGTGGCTCCGCGAGCGCGGCTTCACCGTGGCCGACTCGGACGCGAACTTCGTGCTGTTCGGCCTGTTCGACGACAGGCACGCGATCTGGCAGGGTCTGCTGGAGCGCGGGGTCCTCATCCGGGAGGTCGGGCCCGAGGGCTGGCTGCGGGTGTCGATCGGCACCCCGGCGGAGATGGCGTCGTTCCGCGACGCCCTGGTGGAGGTGGCGGGACTGTGA